A region from the Pelobates fuscus isolate aPelFus1 chromosome 3, aPelFus1.pri, whole genome shotgun sequence genome encodes:
- the TUBB4A gene encoding tubulin beta-4A chain, with product MREIVHLQAGQCGNQIGAKFWEVISDEHGIDPTGTYHGDSDLQLERINVYYNEASGGKYVPRAILVDLEPGTMDSVRSGPFGQIFRPDNFVFGQSGAGNNWAKGHYTEGAELVDSVMDVVRKESESCDCLQGFQLTHSLGGGTGSGMGTLLISKIREEYPDRIMNTFSVVPSPKVSDTVVEPYNATLSVHQLVENTDETYCIDNEALYDICFRTLKLTTPTYGDLNHLVSATMSGVTTCLRFPGQLNADLRKLAVNMVPFPRLHFFMPGFAPLTSRGSQQYRSLTVPELTQQMFDSKNMMAACDPRHGRYLTVAAVFRGRMSMKEVDEQMLNVQNKNSSYFVEWIPNNVKTAVCDIPPRGLKMAATFIGNSTAIQELFKRISEQFTAMFRRKAFLHWYTGEGMDEMEFTEAESNMNDLVSEYQQYQDATAEEGEFEEEGEEEVA from the exons ATGAGGGAAATCGTGCACCTGCAGGCAGGGCAATGCGGAAACCAGATCGGGGCCAAG TTCTGGGAAGTGATCAGCGATGAACATGGAATTGATCCTACAGGAACATACCACGGAGACAGCGATCTCCAACTGGAACGGATTAATGTGTACTACAATGAGGCCTCAG GTGGCAAGTATGTCCCCAGAGCAATCCTGGTTGATCTCGAACCTGGCACAATGGATTCAGTCCGATCCGGGCCTTTTGGACAGATCTTCAGACCAGATAACTTCGTCTTCG GTCAGAGCGGTGCTGGTAACAACTGGGCAAAGGGTCACTACACAGAGGGTGCAGAATTGGTAGACTCTGTGATGGATGTTGTGAGGAAGGAATCTGAAAGCTGTGACTGCCTACAAGGATTTCAACTTACACATTCCCTTGGTGGTGGTACAGGGTCTGGAATGGGAACCCTTCTTATCAGCAAGATTCGTGAGGAATACCCTGACCGCATCATGAACACCTTCAGTGTAGTACCCTCTCCCAAGGTATCAGACACAGTGGTAGAACCATACAATGCTACACTTTCTGTGCACCAACTGGTGGAGAACACTGATGAAACTTACTGCATAGACAATGAGGCTCTGTATGACATCTGCTTCCGCACTCTGAAGTTGACAACTCCTACTTATGGCGACCTCAACCACTTGGTTAGTGCCACCATGAGCGGTGTCACTACTTGTCTGCGTTTCCCTGGCCAGCTCAATGCGGACCTTCGTAAGCTAGCAGTCAACATGGTTCCCTTCCCACGTCTTCATTTCTTCATGCCAGGCTTTGCCCCACTGACCAGCCGCGGGAGCCAGCAATACCGTTCACTTACAGTGCCCGAACTTACTCAGCAGATGTTTGACTCCAAAAATATGATGGCTGCTTGTGATCCACGACATGGACGCTACCTCACAGTGGCTGCTGTATTCAGAGGACGCATGTCCATGAAGGAAGTAGATGAACAAATGCTGAATGTTCAAAATAAGAATAGCAGCTACTTTGTGGAATGGATCCCAAATAATGTCAAGACTGCAGTTTGTGACATCCCACCACGTGGTCtgaagatggctgccaccttcaTCGGAAACAGCACTGCCATCCAGGAACTGTTCAAGCGCATCTCCGAGCAGTTCACAGCCATGTTCCGGCGCAAGGCCTTCCTTCACTGGTACACTGGAGAGGGAATGGACGAGATGGAATTCACAGAAGCTGAGAGCAACATGAATGACCTGGTCTCAGAATACCAACAGTATCAGGATGCAACAGCAGAGGAAGGAGAGTTTGAAGAGGAAGGCGAGGAGGAGGTTGCTTGA